From the genome of Pseudoliparis swirei isolate HS2019 ecotype Mariana Trench chromosome 10, NWPU_hadal_v1, whole genome shotgun sequence, one region includes:
- the LOC130200924 gene encoding uncharacterized protein LOC130200924 → MSQRQVKDKEKEKEKEAGLQTPSREQVASPSSLSPGVSYSHDGVTSLRRRGLLLCGPPEGSPLFLLSEGSACVQIINDVGAPQGTVLSPFLFTLYTSDFQYNTESCHLQKYSDDSAVVGCIRDGREEEYRAVVSDFVKWADENHLLNVRALLLLRGIGHNSFPQCIVGGAVFLMSRERARHLTEARHGLERRRRSSTDQATEGSPAACLDARRLDLERGGGPSVVRAIQDPSDLCPTCLYV, encoded by the exons ATGAGCCAGCGCCAGGTGAAggacaaggagaaggagaaggagaaggaggcgggCCTCCAGACGCCCAGCAGGGAGCAGGTGGCCAGCCCCTCCAGCCTCAGCCCGGGGGTCAGCTACAGCCACG ATGGCGTGACATCTCTCAGGAGGAGagggctcctcctctgtggACCTCCTGAGGGTTCTCCCTTGTTTCTCCTGAGCGAGGGTTCAGCATGTGTACAGATCATAaatgatgttggagccccacagggaactgttctgtctcccttcctcttcaccctgtacaccagtgacttccagtacaacacggagtcatgccatctgcagaagtactctgatgattctgcagtggtcgggtgtattagggatggacgggaggaggagtacagggcagtggtgagtgactttgtaaagtgggccgatgagaaccacctgctgAACGTg CGTGCTCTTCTGCTCCTCAGAGGTATTGGTCACAACTCTTTCccccagtgcattgtgggtgggGCTGTGTTTCTAATGAGCCGTGAGCGTGCCAG ACACCTCACTGAGGCGAGACATGGGCTGGAGAGAAGGAGGCGCAGCAGCACGGACCAAGCGACGGAGGGCAGCCCGGCGGCCTGCCTGGACGCACGCCGCCTGGATCTAGAGCGAGGAGGGGGTCCGAGCGTGGTCCGGGCCATCCAGGACCCGTCTGACCTTTGCCCTACTTGCCTTTACGTGTGA
- the LOC130200923 gene encoding putative uncharacterized protein ENSP00000383309 — MSSARRHDLQRPPPRHDLQRPPPPPPRPAETARHTACRPPLTDLQRPPRRPAETAPCPRPAETASRHDLQRPPPRPRPPPRHDLQRPPRPRPAETARHDLQRPPRHDLQRPPPPTSREPPPRPPETARITTCRDRPPRPAETARHDLQRPPRHDLQRPPPPRPAETAPPATTCRDRPPATTSRDRLTTCRDRPATTSRDCPHTPCRDRPPATTSRDRPPPRPAETAHDLQRPPRHDLQRPPRHDLQRPPPATTCRDRPHHGLQRPPATTCRDRPHDLQRRPPRPAETAPPPRPAETAPPPRPPETAPPPRSAETASRHDIQRPPRHDLQRPPRHDLQRPPPPRHPETAPHDLQRPPPYHYSSRDRLHNLQRPPRHDLQRPPPRHDLQRPPPRHDLQRPAPPRPAETAPPPRPPATAPPPRPAETAPPATTCRDRPPRHDLQNPPPRHDLQRPPPRHDLQRPLRRCYIVTKRRKTLHGAATWEFDLAASPSMVK; from the exons ATGAGCAGCGCACGCCGCCACGACCTGCAGAGACCGCCCCCCCGCCACGACCTGCagagaccgcccccccccccgccacgacCTGCAGAGACCGCCCGCCACACGGCCTGCAGACCGCCTCTCACCGACCTGCAGAGACCGCCCCGCCGACCTGCAGAGACCGCCCCCTGCCCACGGCCTGCAGAGACCGCCTcccgccacgacctccagaGACCGCCGCCACGACCT aGACCGCCCCCCCGCCACGACCTGCAGAGACCGCCCCGCCCACGACCTGCAGAGAccgcccgccacgacctccagaGACCGCCCCGCCACGACCTGCAGAGACCGCCCCCGCCGACCTCCAGAGAGCccccgccacgacctccagaGACCGCCCGCATCACGACCTGCAGAGACCGCCCGCCACGACCTGCAGAGAccgcccgccacgacctccagagaccgccccgccacgacctccagaGACCGCCCCCGCCACGACCTGCAGAGACCGCCCCCCCCGCCACGACCTGCAGAGACCGCCCccccgccacgacctccagaGACCGCCTCACGACCTGCAGAGACCGccccgccacgacctccagaGACTGCCCCCACACGCCCTGCAGAGACCGCCCccccgccacgacctccagaGACCGCCCCCCGCCACGACCTGCAGAGACCGCCCACGACCTCCAGAGACCGccccgccacgacctccagagaccgccccgccacgacctccagaGACCGCCTCCCGCCACGACCTGCAGAGACCGCCCCCACCACGGCCTGCAGAGACCGCCCGCCACGACCTGCAGAGACCGCCCCCACGACCTGCAGAGACGCCCGCCACGACCTGCAGAGACCGCCCCCCCGCCACGACCTGCAGAGACCGCCCccccgccacgacctccagaGACCGCCCCCCCGCCACGATCTGCAGAGACCGCCTCCCGCCACGACATCCAGAGACCGccccgccacgacctccagaGACCGCCCCGCCACGACCTGCAGAGACCGCCTCCGCCACGACATCCAGAGACCGCCCCCCACGACCTGCAGAGACCGCCTCCCTACCACTACTCCTCCAGAGACCGCCTCCACAACCTCCAGAGACCGCCCCGCCACGACCTGCAGAGACCGCCCCCCCGCCACGACCTGCAGAGACCGCCCCCCCGCCACGATCTGCAGAGACCCGCCCCGCCACGACCTGCAGAGACCGCCCccccgccacgacctccagCGACCGCCCCCCCGCCACGACCTGCAGAGACCGCCCCCCCCGCCACGACCTGCAGAGACCGCCCCCCCCGCCACGACCTGCAGAACCCGCCCccccgccacgacctccagaGACCGCCCCCCCGCCACGATCTGCAGAGACCGCTCAGGAGATGTTACAtcgtgacgaagaggaggaagaccctCCACGGAGCAG ccaCCTGGGAGTTTGACCTGGCGGCCTCACCCAGTAtggtcaaatga